Proteins from one Flammeovirgaceae bacterium genomic window:
- a CDS encoding thioredoxin family protein, whose protein sequence is MRMLVFLMVLASGHLRAQVFENAEEAFQSSTRSQKPILLVFSGSDWCAPCIRFQKTVLSDAGFQHYAADHLILLKADFPQRKKLDQWLIGQNERLAETYNPRGQFPHIVLLRPDRTLLATLTFKDQRPEEFISQLSLYFAE, encoded by the coding sequence ATGAGGATGCTCGTATTTTTAATGGTGCTGGCCAGTGGCCACCTGCGGGCACAGGTTTTTGAAAATGCGGAGGAAGCGTTTCAATCCTCAACGCGGTCACAAAAACCCATCCTCCTTGTTTTCTCCGGGTCGGACTGGTGCGCGCCTTGCATCCGGTTTCAGAAAACCGTGCTCTCTGACGCGGGCTTCCAGCATTATGCTGCCGACCATTTGATTTTGCTGAAAGCCGATTTTCCGCAGAGAAAAAAACTGGACCAGTGGCTGATCGGGCAAAATGAAAGGTTGGCGGAAACGTACAACCCCCGGGGGCAATTCCCGCACATTGTATTGTTGCGCCCCGACCGGACTTTACTGGCCACCCTAACCTTTAAGGACCAGCGGCCGGAAGAGTTTATTTCTCAACTCAGCCTCTATTTTGCCGAATGA
- a CDS encoding FAD:protein FMN transferase, which produces MGSAFEFVIIAPESEGENLLGACVDEVKRIERLLTEFSDTSQTAKINDAAGKEAVEVDTEAFQLIERSLALSRLTQGAFDITAGALKKLYNFRGTAFLMPAKDRICKTLQSVGYQKIELTKPNKVRLAKEGMHIGFGAIGKGYAADKVKAMLLGKGIKAGVINASGDLTAWGSRLDGSTWKVAIADSANPRNAMAWIPIKDASVATSGDYEQFFEYQGKRYSHTIDPKTGFPVSGVKSVTIVSPSAELSDALATAVFAMGTKVGLHFVRQLPKTHVLIVDEHNKVFTSNKIKVNFEG; this is translated from the coding sequence ATGGGTTCGGCTTTTGAGTTTGTGATCATCGCACCGGAAAGCGAAGGGGAAAATTTGCTGGGCGCCTGTGTGGACGAGGTAAAAAGGATTGAACGGCTGCTCACAGAATTTTCCGATACTTCGCAAACGGCAAAAATCAATGACGCGGCTGGTAAGGAAGCCGTGGAGGTGGACACGGAGGCCTTTCAACTGATCGAGCGCAGCCTGGCCCTTTCAAGGCTTACACAAGGGGCTTTTGATATTACCGCAGGGGCGTTGAAAAAGTTATACAACTTTAGGGGCACGGCATTTTTGATGCCCGCCAAGGATCGCATTTGCAAAACCCTGCAAAGCGTAGGCTACCAAAAAATTGAATTGACAAAGCCAAACAAAGTCAGATTGGCAAAAGAAGGGATGCACATCGGGTTTGGGGCCATAGGCAAAGGCTATGCGGCCGACAAAGTGAAGGCCATGCTATTGGGGAAAGGCATCAAAGCGGGGGTCATCAATGCCAGTGGCGACCTTACCGCCTGGGGCTCCCGCCTGGATGGCTCAACATGGAAGGTGGCCATTGCCGACTCCGCCAACCCGCGAAACGCCATGGCATGGATACCGATAAAAGATGCATCCGTGGCCACCTCCGGTGATTATGAACAGTTTTTTGAATACCAGGGCAAGCGATATTCCCACACCATCGATCCAAAAACAGGCTTCCCTGTCAGTGGGGTGAAGAGCGTGACCATAGTCAGCCCCAGCGCGGAGCTATCGGACGCCCTGGCCACAGCGGTGTTTGCCATGGGCACAAAGGTGGGCTTGCATTTTGTGCGGCAATTGCCAAAAACACATGTGTTGATAGTGGATGAACACAACAAGGTGTTTACATCCAATAAAATAAAGGTTAACTTCGAAGGATGA
- a CDS encoding DUF4266 domain-containing protein, translating into MRTFLLKCSLAAVFMAILASCQVVKPYQRIYLNDYEMRPGYPGARGFEQYVFTIREGSSGGGGAKTSGGCGCN; encoded by the coding sequence ATGAGGACGTTCCTTTTGAAATGTTCGTTGGCCGCGGTTTTCATGGCCATATTGGCTTCGTGCCAAGTGGTGAAACCTTACCAGCGCATTTACCTGAACGACTACGAAATGCGCCCGGGATATCCGGGGGCACGCGGTTTCGAACAATATGTGTTCACCATCAGGGAAGGAAGTTCAGGAGGGGGAGGCGCAAAAACAAGTGGGGGCTGTGGCTGTAACTAA
- a CDS encoding DUF3570 domain-containing protein, giving the protein MKKRYLVLGLIATAYASFGQLNKKNYTRKKLSRTDVGMVFSYYNQNNDHSAVTGGTGTEDLQVYVTHLALDNVRDSVRTVHFDMGFDVISSASTDNIDFVVSSASKVDARVYTSLGYERPLHDRKATWGMNTSFSIESDYLSWGQMFSLSHINEAQTQELTASLQMYFDDLRWGRYQFDGTRELVYPVELRNTKWFDRYRRNSFNLALGLLQTINRRMSLGVYPGLTYQAGLLSTPFHRVYFIDDTERVENLPDSRWKIPIGAQLNSFLGPRWVLRANYRFYWDDFGITAHTFGLEAPVKVSRAIALTPFVRLYHQRGADYFKPYAKHSPLQEFYTSDYDLSKFSSGATGLGFRYAPYAHKRRSTFKALELRYSHYERSDGMVANTLTLFVNYDKGQKPPP; this is encoded by the coding sequence GTGAAGAAGCGATACCTCGTTCTGGGATTGATTGCCACGGCCTACGCTTCCTTTGGCCAGCTCAATAAAAAAAATTACACCAGGAAAAAATTGTCCCGCACCGATGTAGGGATGGTGTTTTCCTATTACAACCAAAACAATGACCACTCTGCCGTAACGGGCGGCACCGGCACTGAAGACCTGCAGGTGTACGTGACACACCTGGCGTTGGACAATGTCAGGGATTCCGTACGCACCGTGCACTTTGATATGGGCTTTGACGTAATTAGTTCGGCCTCTACCGATAATATCGATTTTGTGGTATCGTCCGCATCAAAGGTGGACGCAAGGGTGTATACAAGCTTAGGTTATGAGAGGCCCCTGCATGACCGGAAGGCCACCTGGGGGATGAACACCTCCTTTTCCATTGAGTCCGATTACCTTTCATGGGGGCAGATGTTTTCCCTTTCGCACATCAATGAGGCCCAAACACAGGAGCTCACGGCCTCCCTTCAAATGTATTTTGATGATTTGAGATGGGGCAGGTACCAGTTTGATGGCACCAGGGAGCTCGTGTACCCGGTAGAGCTGCGCAATACCAAATGGTTTGACCGGTATAGGAGGAACTCCTTCAACCTGGCCTTGGGGTTGCTTCAAACGATCAATAGGCGCATGTCGTTAGGAGTGTATCCAGGCCTTACCTATCAGGCGGGGTTGCTGTCGACACCGTTTCACCGTGTTTATTTTATTGACGATACCGAACGGGTGGAGAATTTGCCGGATAGCCGATGGAAAATCCCGATAGGTGCCCAGCTCAATTCATTTTTAGGGCCGCGTTGGGTGCTAAGGGCCAACTACCGGTTTTATTGGGACGACTTTGGGATCACTGCCCATACCTTTGGCCTGGAGGCACCGGTGAAGGTCTCGCGGGCAATTGCCCTGACGCCTTTTGTGCGCCTGTACCACCAAAGGGGGGCGGATTATTTCAAGCCTTACGCCAAGCACAGCCCCCTTCAGGAATTTTATACTTCAGACTACGACCTCTCGAAGTTCTCGAGTGGCGCCACGGGGTTGGGGTTCAGGTATGCACCTTATGCGCACAAGAGGAGGAGCACGTTCAAAGCACTTGAACTGCGGTATTCGCACTATGAGCGGTCCGATGGGATGGTCGCCAATACCCTTACCCTGTTTGTCAACTACGACAAAGGCCAGAAGCCACCACCATGA
- a CDS encoding thioesterase family protein has protein sequence MPRLTLDLPSQFIFSTVLTVRHNDINYGGHVGNDSFLSLMQEARIVFYRQLGFRGELRFEGSVGQIISDAMVIYKSECFLGDRLQIDIGATDFNKYGFDMVYLATNLTTGKEAARAKTGIVCFDYDKRKVAKAPSILLDKLQGA, from the coding sequence ATGCCCCGCCTAACATTGGACCTGCCATCGCAATTTATTTTCAGCACGGTATTGACGGTGCGCCACAACGACATAAACTACGGTGGGCATGTGGGCAACGACAGCTTCCTGTCCCTGATGCAGGAGGCCCGGATCGTTTTTTACCGGCAGCTGGGCTTCCGGGGCGAGTTGCGTTTTGAAGGAAGCGTGGGGCAAATAATTTCAGATGCCATGGTCATTTATAAATCAGAATGTTTCCTGGGCGATAGGTTGCAAATAGACATTGGGGCCACGGATTTTAACAAGTACGGTTTCGATATGGTTTACCTGGCCACCAACCTTACCACCGGAAAAGAGGCGGCCCGTGCCAAGACCGGGATAGTGTGCTTTGACTATGACAAAAGAAAGGTGGCCAAGGCCCCTTCCATTCTGCTGGACAAACTCCAGGGGGCCTAG
- a CDS encoding amidohydrolase produces the protein MKARLLLFCMMASGLAFAQAPKLSAKKIKALKTEASEKVLAEAKNIQVMVDKIFSFAELGFQEYESSKYLTGILKENGFKIEMGIAGIPTAWTATWGSGKPLIALGSDVDCIPKASQKPGVAYHDPIVEGAPGHGEGHNSGIPLNIAAALAVKDIMERENLPGTLMLWPGIAEELVGTKAYYTRDGYFDNVDVCLFTHVGSNLGVSYGPASGTGLISVEYTFSGESAHSAGAPWRGRSAADAVELMNIGWQYQREHLEPMQRSHSVITNGGDQPNVVPSKASIWYYFREMTYPAIMDLYAQGNRIADGAAMMTRTTVTRKTLGSAWPRHFNKLVAEAMNENIKVVGLPTWSEKDQLFARAVQKEVQAKEDLDGMPTKLDEFKPPAKELKSGGSDDIGDISWKVPTVTLRYPANIPGLPGHNWANAIAMATPIAHKGVTAGARVQAMTIIDLLTNPALVANAKDYFQNEQLAKQEYKPMITKEDKPAIYLNTEIMKEYRPQLEKYYYDETKYGSYLEQLGITYPTIKK, from the coding sequence ATGAAAGCACGATTATTACTGTTTTGTATGATGGCTTCCGGCCTTGCCTTTGCGCAGGCCCCCAAGTTGTCGGCAAAAAAGATCAAGGCATTAAAAACCGAGGCATCGGAAAAAGTACTGGCCGAAGCCAAAAACATCCAGGTGATGGTGGACAAGATTTTCAGTTTTGCCGAATTGGGGTTTCAGGAGTACGAGTCCAGCAAATACCTGACCGGGATACTCAAGGAGAATGGGTTTAAGATAGAAATGGGCATTGCCGGGATCCCCACCGCCTGGACCGCCACCTGGGGAAGCGGTAAACCTTTGATTGCGCTGGGCAGCGATGTGGATTGCATCCCCAAGGCGTCCCAGAAACCGGGCGTGGCCTACCATGACCCGATAGTGGAAGGGGCACCCGGGCATGGGGAAGGCCATAACTCCGGCATTCCCCTGAATATTGCGGCAGCCCTGGCCGTAAAGGACATTATGGAGCGCGAAAACCTTCCTGGTACTTTGATGCTGTGGCCCGGCATTGCGGAAGAGCTGGTGGGCACCAAAGCCTACTACACCCGCGATGGCTATTTTGACAACGTGGACGTTTGCCTTTTCACCCACGTGGGGTCCAACCTGGGCGTGTCTTATGGTCCTGCTTCCGGCACGGGGCTAATTTCCGTGGAGTACACCTTTTCTGGCGAGTCGGCCCACTCGGCAGGGGCACCCTGGAGGGGACGCAGTGCCGCGGATGCGGTAGAGCTAATGAACATCGGCTGGCAATACCAGCGCGAACATTTGGAGCCCATGCAGCGCTCTCATTCCGTTATTACCAATGGCGGGGACCAGCCTAATGTTGTCCCTTCCAAGGCCTCCATCTGGTATTACTTCCGGGAGATGACTTATCCCGCCATTATGGATTTGTATGCCCAGGGAAACCGGATTGCGGATGGCGCGGCCATGATGACACGCACCACCGTGACGCGTAAAACACTCGGGTCGGCATGGCCACGCCACTTCAACAAGCTGGTGGCAGAAGCCATGAACGAAAATATCAAAGTAGTAGGATTGCCTACCTGGTCGGAGAAAGACCAACTGTTTGCCAGGGCGGTCCAAAAGGAGGTTCAGGCCAAAGAAGACCTCGATGGCATGCCAACCAAACTCGATGAGTTTAAACCTCCTGCCAAAGAACTTAAAAGCGGTGGCTCTGACGACATCGGGGACATCTCCTGGAAGGTGCCCACGGTAACATTGCGTTATCCTGCCAATATCCCAGGGCTTCCTGGCCATAACTGGGCCAACGCCATTGCGATGGCCACGCCCATTGCGCACAAAGGCGTGACCGCAGGGGCAAGGGTACAGGCCATGACGATCATCGACCTGCTCACCAACCCCGCGCTGGTGGCCAACGCAAAAGATTATTTCCAAAACGAACAATTGGCAAAACAGGAATATAAGCCCATGATCACCAAAGAGGACAAGCCGGCCATTTACCTGAACACGGAAATAATGAAGGAGTATCGCCCACAGTTGGAAAAATACTACTATGATGAGACCAAATACGGTTCTTATTTGGAGCAATTGGGGATAACCTATCCCACCATTAAGAAATAA
- a CDS encoding 2-isopropylmalate synthase yields MSKKIEIFDTTLRDGEQVPGCQLKTEEKIIIARELEGLGVDVIEAGFPVSSPGDFHSVVELSKALSGPVVCALTRANKEDIDVAAEALHHARRGRIHTGIGSSDVHIRHKFFSTREKVLEQAVWAVAYAKGKGHEVEFYAEDAGRADLGFLTRMIEAVIAAGADVVNIPDTTGYCLPDSFGKRIKYLAGHVGNIGQAVISVHCHNDLGMATANTIAGLANGATQAEVTINGIGERAGNTSLEEVAMIIDTHQDLGLRTNIKAEKIYALSKLVSGMMRMPVQPNKAIVGSNAFAHSSGIHQDGFLKHSENYEIISPEKVGVPTSSIVLTARSGRAALKHRVALLGYHFEGEGLNHLYENFLVMADEKKMVGDEDLMMLVGLMPALAKG; encoded by the coding sequence ATGAGTAAAAAAATAGAGATATTCGACACCACCCTTCGCGATGGCGAGCAGGTGCCGGGCTGTCAGCTCAAAACGGAAGAAAAGATCATCATCGCCCGTGAACTGGAAGGGTTGGGCGTGGACGTGATCGAAGCCGGGTTTCCCGTGTCCAGCCCGGGCGATTTCCACTCGGTGGTGGAGTTGTCAAAAGCATTGAGTGGGCCGGTGGTCTGCGCCCTTACCCGTGCCAATAAAGAAGACATTGACGTAGCGGCCGAAGCGCTGCACCATGCCAGGCGCGGCAGGATACACACGGGCATAGGATCGTCCGATGTACACATCAGGCACAAATTTTTCAGCACCAGGGAAAAGGTGCTGGAGCAGGCAGTGTGGGCCGTGGCTTACGCCAAAGGAAAAGGCCATGAGGTGGAATTTTATGCCGAGGATGCGGGAAGGGCCGACCTCGGTTTCCTGACCAGGATGATCGAAGCCGTCATTGCCGCTGGGGCGGACGTGGTCAATATTCCCGATACCACCGGCTACTGCCTTCCCGATTCGTTCGGCAAGAGGATCAAGTACCTGGCCGGGCATGTTGGCAACATCGGCCAGGCGGTCATCTCCGTGCACTGCCACAATGACCTGGGCATGGCCACCGCCAATACCATCGCGGGGTTGGCAAACGGGGCCACCCAGGCAGAGGTGACCATCAACGGGATTGGCGAGCGCGCGGGAAACACTTCACTGGAGGAGGTTGCGATGATCATCGACACCCATCAGGATTTGGGGCTCCGCACAAACATCAAAGCAGAAAAAATCTATGCCTTGAGCAAACTGGTCTCCGGCATGATGCGCATGCCCGTGCAGCCCAACAAGGCCATTGTGGGAAGCAACGCTTTTGCGCACAGCTCAGGGATACATCAGGACGGCTTCCTCAAGCATTCCGAAAATTATGAAATCATCAGCCCCGAAAAAGTAGGGGTGCCCACCTCTTCCATTGTGCTGACTGCGCGCAGCGGGCGGGCCGCCCTGAAACACAGGGTAGCACTGCTGGGCTATCACTTTGAAGGCGAAGGACTAAACCACCTGTATGAAAACTTCCTTGTCATGGCCGATGAAAAGAAAATGGTTGGCGATGAAGACCTGATGATGTTGGTGGGGCTGATGCCTGCTTTGGCAAAGGGTTGA
- the leuB gene encoding 3-isopropylmalate dehydrogenase — protein MKKSIAILPGDGIGKEVTAQGRKILEKVAGEFGHQFSFTEGLIGHEAIEKTGNALPDGTLATLKKSDAILFGAVGHPLYDNDPSLSIRPEQGLLKMRKELGLYANLRPIRLFDELLDASSIKPEILKGSDILFFRELTGDVYFGEKGRKDNGNTAYDVMVYSAYEIERIAHKAFAAAQTRKKKLVSVDKANVLESSRLWRSVVQQVGKNYPDVGLAHMFVDAAAMKLIQDPRSFDVVLTGNLFGDILTDEASQIAGSMGMLASASIGDAIGLYEPIHGSAHDITGKGIANPLASILSTALMLDISFGLKEESKHVIRAVSETLKAGYRTPDIAGAQTEKGKTLSTEQMGQEVLQRIGEKEFAHANQTSHE, from the coding sequence ATGAAGAAATCAATAGCCATACTGCCAGGCGATGGCATCGGGAAAGAGGTAACTGCCCAGGGAAGGAAAATCCTGGAAAAGGTTGCCGGGGAATTTGGGCACCAGTTTTCCTTTACCGAAGGGCTCATCGGCCACGAGGCCATTGAAAAAACCGGCAATGCCCTGCCTGACGGGACCTTGGCCACCTTGAAAAAATCTGACGCCATATTGTTTGGCGCGGTGGGCCATCCCCTTTACGACAACGACCCTTCACTATCGATACGGCCTGAACAGGGGCTGCTTAAAATGAGAAAGGAATTGGGCCTTTATGCAAACCTGCGCCCCATCCGGTTGTTCGATGAACTGCTGGACGCCTCCAGCATCAAACCTGAAATATTGAAAGGGTCGGACATCCTGTTCTTCAGGGAGCTCACCGGTGACGTGTACTTCGGGGAGAAGGGAAGAAAAGACAATGGCAACACCGCCTACGATGTTATGGTTTACTCCGCGTACGAAATAGAGCGTATCGCCCACAAAGCCTTTGCCGCGGCCCAAACCAGGAAGAAAAAATTGGTTTCCGTGGACAAGGCCAATGTGCTGGAAAGCTCCAGGTTGTGGCGGTCGGTGGTCCAGCAGGTAGGCAAAAACTATCCGGACGTAGGGCTTGCCCACATGTTTGTGGATGCTGCCGCCATGAAACTTATCCAGGACCCAAGAAGTTTTGATGTCGTCCTTACCGGGAACCTTTTTGGCGATATCCTCACCGATGAAGCCTCGCAAATCGCGGGGTCCATGGGCATGCTTGCCTCCGCTTCCATCGGTGACGCCATAGGGCTATATGAGCCCATCCATGGCAGCGCGCACGATATCACCGGAAAAGGCATCGCCAATCCGCTGGCTTCCATCCTGTCCACTGCCTTGATGCTGGATATTTCCTTTGGGCTAAAAGAAGAGTCCAAACATGTCATCCGGGCCGTGTCGGAAACCTTGAAGGCCGGCTACAGGACCCCCGACATTGCCGGTGCCCAAACGGAAAAAGGAAAAACCCTAAGCACGGAACAGATGGGCCAGGAGGTGCTGCAACGCATAGGGGAAAAAGAATTCGCACACGCAAACCAAACCAGTCATGAGTAA
- the leuD gene encoding 3-isopropylmalate dehydratase small subunit yields the protein MKEKFGTIKSTGVPLPNENVDTDQIIPARFLKATTREGFGQNLFRDWRYDNQDRPIAGFVLNNPAYKGKILVAGKNFGCGSSREHAAWAIHDYGFRVVASSFFADIFKNNALNNGLLPVVVTEAFLQTILAGIKANPAAPIEVDLANQTITFNGQSEAFEINPYKKSCLLNGHDDIDYLLAMKADIEQFERQQP from the coding sequence ATGAAAGAAAAGTTTGGCACTATAAAAAGCACAGGAGTCCCCCTTCCCAACGAGAACGTGGATACCGACCAGATTATCCCGGCAAGGTTCCTCAAGGCCACCACGCGCGAAGGGTTTGGACAAAACCTGTTCCGGGACTGGCGGTACGACAACCAGGACAGGCCGATAGCCGGCTTTGTATTGAACAACCCCGCCTATAAAGGGAAAATCCTGGTGGCTGGCAAAAATTTTGGCTGTGGAAGCAGCCGTGAGCATGCCGCCTGGGCCATTCACGACTACGGTTTCAGGGTAGTGGCCTCCAGCTTTTTTGCCGACATCTTTAAAAACAATGCCCTCAACAACGGGCTGCTGCCGGTGGTGGTTACAGAGGCTTTCCTGCAAACCATCCTTGCAGGCATAAAAGCCAACCCGGCCGCCCCCATAGAGGTTGACCTTGCAAACCAAACCATCACCTTCAACGGGCAAAGCGAGGCATTTGAAATCAACCCCTACAAAAAATCATGCCTGCTCAACGGCCACGATGACATCGATTACCTGCTGGCCATGAAAGCGGACATTGAACAATTTGAACGGCAACAACCATGA
- the leuC gene encoding 3-isopropylmalate dehydratase large subunit, giving the protein MAKTLFDKIWDSHVIRHRDGHPDPLYIDRHFIHEVTSPQAFDGLKRRGIGVFNTSRTTATADHNVPTKDQHLPIKEALSRHQVETLRKNCKEFGITLYDLGHPFQGIVHIIGPELGLTLPGMTIVCGDSHTSTHGAFGAIAFGIGTSEVEQVLATQCILQQKPRRMKIEINGPLGKGVLAKDIILYIISKISSSGATGFFVEYAGDTIKSLSMEARMTICNMSIEMGARGGLIAPDTTTFEYIQGRKFAPSGAVYGTQVERWKKLYTDPDAEFDRVLEFDATDIGPMITYGTNPGMGIKITDRIPTPQELKDISEQPAFAQSLEYMGLEPGTPLLGRPVDYVFIGSCTNARIEDLRLAASIVKGKKKAEEVEVWVVPGSKQVEEQARREGLDKIFEAAGFELRGPGCSACLGMNEDKIPPGKYCISTSNRNFEGRQGPKSRTFLASPLSAAAAAITGKVTDVRELIGSQSLTL; this is encoded by the coding sequence ATGGCAAAAACACTGTTCGATAAAATTTGGGACTCACACGTCATCCGCCACCGCGATGGCCATCCCGACCCCCTTTACATCGACCGTCATTTTATCCATGAAGTGACCAGCCCCCAGGCCTTCGATGGGCTGAAGCGAAGGGGGATTGGGGTTTTTAACACTTCGCGCACCACTGCCACGGCCGACCACAATGTGCCCACCAAAGACCAACACCTACCCATAAAGGAAGCCCTTTCAAGGCACCAGGTGGAAACCCTCAGGAAAAATTGCAAAGAATTTGGCATCACCCTCTATGACCTGGGCCATCCTTTTCAGGGGATTGTGCACATCATTGGGCCGGAATTAGGGCTAACCCTACCTGGCATGACCATCGTGTGCGGTGACAGCCACACTTCCACGCACGGTGCCTTTGGGGCCATCGCCTTCGGCATTGGCACCAGTGAGGTGGAGCAGGTATTGGCCACCCAATGCATCCTTCAGCAAAAGCCCAGGCGGATGAAGATAGAAATCAATGGCCCGCTGGGCAAGGGCGTGCTGGCCAAAGACATCATCCTTTACATCATCTCCAAAATTTCGTCCAGTGGCGCCACCGGTTTTTTTGTGGAGTATGCCGGTGATACCATTAAAAGCCTTTCGATGGAAGCGCGGATGACCATTTGCAACATGAGCATCGAGATGGGCGCCAGGGGGGGGCTGATAGCCCCGGACACGACCACGTTCGAATACATCCAAGGGAGGAAATTTGCACCCTCCGGGGCAGTGTACGGCACACAGGTGGAAAGGTGGAAAAAACTCTATACCGATCCTGATGCGGAATTTGACAGGGTCCTGGAATTCGATGCCACCGACATAGGGCCCATGATCACCTATGGCACCAATCCCGGCATGGGCATCAAAATCACCGATCGCATCCCCACGCCACAGGAGCTAAAAGACATCAGCGAACAACCTGCTTTTGCCCAATCCCTGGAGTACATGGGCCTGGAGCCGGGCACTCCCTTGCTGGGCCGGCCTGTGGATTATGTTTTTATAGGAAGTTGCACCAACGCACGCATAGAGGACCTGCGGTTGGCCGCCTCCATTGTCAAAGGGAAAAAGAAAGCAGAAGAAGTGGAAGTGTGGGTAGTGCCGGGGTCCAAGCAAGTGGAGGAGCAAGCCCGCAGGGAAGGCCTGGACAAAATATTTGAAGCGGCCGGATTTGAACTCAGGGGGCCGGGGTGTTCTGCCTGCCTGGGGATGAACGAAGACAAAATACCTCCGGGGAAATACTGCATCTCCACGTCAAACAGGAATTTCGAAGGAAGGCAAGGCCCAAAGTCAAGGACTTTTTTGGCCAGCCCGCTGAGCGCGGCCGCGGCCGCCATTACAGGAAAGGTAACGGATGTGCGGGAGCTGATCGGCAGTCAATCATTGACCTTATAA
- the ilvA gene encoding threonine ammonia-lyase IlvA: protein MVNTAISPLDIHAAAEVLQKVVIKTPLQYHRKLSLRFGCDLYLKREDLQTVRSYKIRGAYNLIQGLSPRQRANGVVCASAGNHAQGVAFSCRELGIDGVVYMPTTTPRQKINQVRMLGGTNVEVVLIGDTFDECQYHALLHAKNHKMEFVPPFDHLKIIEGQGTVAKEILEEQGEIDMVFVPVGGGGLCAGISSYFKAFSPKTEIIGAEPLGAPSMTAALKAGKPVVLGHIQNFVDGASVKKVGDITFGFCKDALSKMLLVPEGKVGSTILQLYTEDAIVAEPAGALSIAALEQCAGQLKGKKVVCVVSGGNNDIDRMQEIKERSLLYEGLKHYFIIRFAQRPGALKEFVNHILGPDDDIVRFEFIQKHNKETGPALIGIEVKHEKDFHALVGRMDSEKMNYTLVNQDENLFEYLV, encoded by the coding sequence ATGGTAAATACAGCAATTAGCCCACTGGACATCCATGCAGCAGCCGAAGTACTGCAAAAGGTCGTTATCAAAACACCCTTGCAGTACCATCGCAAGTTGTCCCTAAGGTTTGGGTGTGACCTTTATTTGAAACGGGAGGATTTGCAAACCGTGCGCTCCTATAAAATCCGTGGGGCGTACAACCTCATCCAGGGCCTTTCCCCCAGGCAGCGGGCAAACGGTGTGGTCTGCGCCAGTGCCGGGAACCATGCCCAGGGCGTAGCGTTTTCCTGCCGCGAGCTGGGCATCGATGGCGTTGTTTACATGCCCACCACCACCCCCAGGCAAAAGATCAACCAGGTAAGAATGCTAGGGGGCACAAACGTGGAGGTGGTTTTAATAGGCGATACTTTCGATGAATGCCAATACCACGCCCTCCTCCACGCAAAAAACCACAAGATGGAATTTGTCCCTCCTTTCGACCATTTAAAAATAATCGAAGGGCAGGGCACGGTGGCCAAGGAAATCCTGGAAGAACAGGGGGAAATTGACATGGTCTTTGTTCCCGTTGGCGGTGGCGGCTTGTGTGCGGGTATCTCCAGCTACTTTAAGGCCTTTTCCCCAAAAACGGAAATCATCGGGGCGGAGCCATTGGGCGCGCCTTCGATGACCGCGGCATTAAAGGCCGGCAAGCCGGTGGTGTTGGGCCACATCCAAAATTTTGTGGATGGTGCCTCCGTAAAAAAAGTTGGCGACATCACTTTTGGTTTTTGCAAAGATGCCCTTTCCAAAATGCTGCTGGTGCCAGAGGGAAAGGTGGGCTCCACCATCCTTCAACTGTATACGGAGGATGCCATCGTGGCGGAGCCGGCCGGGGCACTTTCCATTGCCGCCCTTGAACAATGTGCCGGCCAGCTAAAAGGGAAAAAAGTGGTATGCGTGGTCAGCGGTGGCAACAACGACATCGACCGCATGCAGGAAATAAAGGAGCGGTCGTTGCTGTACGAAGGGCTAAAGCACTATTTTATCATCCGCTTTGCACAGCGCCCGGGCGCGCTGAAAGAATTTGTGAACCACATCCTGGGGCCTGATGACGACATCGTGCGTTTTGAATTTATACAAAAGCACAACAAGGAAACCGGGCCGGCCTTGATTGGCATTGAAGTAAAGCACGAAAAGGATTTTCACGCTTTGGTGGGCCGTATGGATTCGGAAAAAATGAATTACACGCTGGTCAACCAGGACGAAAACCTTTTTGAATATTTGGTGTAA